In a genomic window of Amblyomma americanum isolate KBUSLIRL-KWMA chromosome 4, ASM5285725v1, whole genome shotgun sequence:
- the LOC144129656 gene encoding uncharacterized protein LOC144129656 — translation MFCCTGTDVYTSSKADDCWAALVVTPIMRRAQSLESAQELIFVDSTASCDTTRSTVTVLLTATKAGAVPIAVLIHSSHSREGYSLAFQLLKHCYPTCFGNREAPAAFMSDSSRPEKDALRDVWPSAQQLLCHFHILQAEWRWITSSHHKVDKDDRRRFIAAFQKVWQEAQDVFPLDGHHNQGHRTQPTPTMPNDANHQAVQVDSSVLCSSSLRQRAPPSSAVLMIMMLKTGSHTSSYTVDLDVEASATPLKCIYVCLKLH, via the exons ATGTTCTGTTGCACAGGCACAGATGTCTACACCAGCAGTAAGGCAGATGACTGCTGGGCAGCACTCGTGGTCACACCCATTATGCGGCGTGCCCAGAGCCTGGAGTCAGCTCAAGAACTCATCTTTGTTGACTCGACGGCTTCCTGCGACACTACAAGGAGCACAGTCACAGTgttgttgacagccacaaaagctGGTGCAGTGCCAATAGCTGTGCTAATACACAGCTCACATAGCAGGGAGGGCTACAGTTTGGCTTTCCAGCTGCTGAAGCATTGCTACCCAACATGCTTTGGAAACAGAGAG GCACCTGCTGCATTCATGTCAGATTCTTCTCGGCCTGAGAAGGACGCCCTGCGTGACGTCTGGCCCTCGGCACAACAGCTGTTGTGCCATTTTCATATCCTGCAGGCAGAGTGGAGGTGGATCACCTCTTCACACCATAAGGTGGACAAAGATGACCGACGCCGCTTCATAGCAGCCTTCCAAAAG GTCTGGCAAGAGGCTCAGGACGTGTTCCCGCTGGACGGCCACCACAATCAGGGGCA CCGCACACAACCGACCCCCACTATGCCTAATGACgccaaccaccaagccgtgcaggtggacTCCTCAGTCCTGTGCTCCAGCTCCCTCCGGCAGCGGGCCCCACCCTCTTCAGCGGTACTGATGATCATGatgctgaagactggctcacatacGAGCAG